In a single window of the Desulfovibrio mangrovi genome:
- a CDS encoding 3D domain-containing protein — protein sequence MKNAICITIFIALTAVIFVQNQDIIALSEQLRAQQKDITEIQSDITAGYVRSLLALKMTMANKGSIQAIQRKKTVRVTAYSPREDETDNTPFTTASNRKVRHGIVAVSRDLFDQGWVFGRKIYIKQMGIFTIDDLMAESKRNQIDIFMFDTERALHFGKRTMEVHLLVSESSSCPENEIVSHRTNSMYSMK from the coding sequence ATGAAAAACGCAATATGTATTACAATATTCATTGCTCTTACAGCAGTCATTTTTGTTCAAAACCAGGACATTATTGCCCTTTCAGAACAATTGAGAGCGCAACAGAAAGATATTACAGAGATTCAGTCTGATATCACGGCAGGATACGTCAGAAGCCTCCTCGCCTTGAAAATGACTATGGCAAACAAGGGAAGCATACAGGCTATACAACGCAAAAAAACTGTGCGGGTTACGGCGTACAGCCCACGAGAAGACGAAACCGACAACACGCCGTTCACCACCGCCTCAAACCGCAAGGTACGTCACGGTATCGTGGCCGTTTCCCGCGACCTGTTCGATCAAGGGTGGGTTTTCGGACGAAAAATCTACATCAAACAGATGGGCATATTCACCATTGATGATCTGATGGCTGAATCAAAAAGAAACCAGATCGACATATTCATGTTTGACACGGAACGCGCACTCCACTTCGGCAAACGTACCATGGAAGTTCACCTCCTTGTTTCCGAGTCGTCCAGTTGTCCCGAGAATGAGATCGTAAGCCATCGCACCAACTCAATGTATTCCATGAAGTAA
- a CDS encoding methyl-accepting chemotaxis protein: MQTASTSLKNSAFDQLRAVSDVQQDSLQGLMDQWKHATVIYSQVKEVYNAIGMIRDTLYGKAKEGEKMPLDEEYEGIYDFVKAAFVPFVKEFGFEDALLLDDYGRVVFSVARGNDLGEDFVNGPYRNTNLARAWQKAVKGEFAFVDVEAYAPLGGKPAAFMAAPVYSYTGDILGVAALRLPLEHVKHIVSQRAGMGETGESYLVNQDKVIRSDSRRDLKRHSLAAAVADPKGGMADTDAVNRALAGERGVMVGASYDGAEYLTAFAPVELGNVSWVLVTEITTEEAFRPVTRLRMVTLGLGVATALLVMGGTWWFLRRSIADPFRRIIAYVQAVAGGNLHAAPEGVFKGEIGQVTDAVALMVGQLKVKLGFSEGILTGMTMPAVVVDENNNVSFVNRYFLDMMEFDGSPDIYFGKPAALLLQHQEGGRGSTSLAMREQKAVFNVERHWTTDKGNARTVRIDCAPLYDLDKQLIGAIALVTDLTDIRIKEAQISEQNSMMLEVAEQAEVIAENLSTEAEELSRQVEHVGEGARMQVDKLGQTAAIIEEMNQELQEAARYAEAAVTDADSAMRKAEEGTEVMGRTTAAMNRVQALSENLRESMHHLGAQADAIGGILEVISDIADQTNLLALNAAIEAARAGEAGRGFAVVADEVRKLAERTMAATGEVNKSVRSIQNTAHENIKHTDAAVAAVSEGNELVVASERSLNEIAQLSVSMGEQIQRIAELSREHSDQHGSIIKAVEDIRTIATETGTGMTESEQVVNGLAGNAHELNDLIGRLKQ; encoded by the coding sequence GTGCAGACCGCATCGACGAGTCTGAAGAATTCGGCTTTCGATCAGCTGCGGGCCGTCAGCGACGTGCAGCAGGACAGCCTGCAGGGGCTGATGGATCAGTGGAAGCATGCCACGGTCATCTATTCGCAGGTCAAGGAGGTTTACAATGCCATTGGCATGATACGGGACACCCTTTATGGCAAAGCCAAAGAGGGCGAGAAGATGCCCCTTGATGAGGAATATGAAGGCATTTACGACTTCGTGAAGGCGGCGTTCGTCCCGTTTGTGAAGGAGTTCGGATTCGAGGATGCCCTGCTGTTGGATGACTACGGCAGGGTTGTTTTTTCCGTGGCCCGGGGCAATGACCTTGGAGAGGATTTTGTCAACGGACCCTATCGCAATACGAATCTCGCCCGCGCCTGGCAAAAGGCGGTCAAGGGCGAGTTCGCATTTGTGGATGTAGAGGCGTATGCCCCGCTCGGCGGCAAGCCTGCTGCCTTCATGGCTGCGCCGGTGTACAGTTACACCGGAGACATTCTGGGGGTTGCCGCGCTCAGGCTGCCTCTTGAGCATGTCAAACACATCGTATCCCAGCGCGCCGGCATGGGAGAAACCGGCGAGTCATATCTTGTCAATCAGGACAAGGTGATACGCTCCGATTCCCGAAGGGATTTGAAGAGGCATTCGCTTGCCGCCGCTGTTGCAGACCCGAAGGGTGGCATGGCGGATACGGATGCCGTGAACCGGGCTCTTGCAGGGGAGCGGGGCGTGATGGTCGGCGCAAGCTATGACGGTGCGGAATATCTGACAGCATTCGCTCCGGTTGAACTGGGAAATGTATCCTGGGTGCTTGTTACGGAAATAACCACGGAAGAGGCATTCAGGCCGGTTACCCGTCTGCGAATGGTAACATTGGGGCTGGGGGTGGCGACAGCCCTGCTGGTGATGGGAGGAACGTGGTGGTTCCTGCGGCGTTCCATTGCGGATCCTTTCAGGCGTATCATTGCCTATGTTCAGGCCGTGGCGGGGGGCAACCTCCATGCCGCGCCCGAAGGAGTCTTCAAGGGCGAGATTGGGCAGGTAACGGACGCGGTGGCTCTGATGGTCGGCCAACTCAAGGTAAAGCTGGGCTTCTCGGAGGGGATTCTCACCGGTATGACTATGCCTGCTGTGGTGGTGGATGAGAATAACAATGTATCTTTTGTTAACCGCTATTTTCTCGACATGATGGAGTTTGACGGCAGTCCCGATATCTATTTCGGCAAACCCGCCGCCCTTCTTCTGCAGCATCAGGAGGGAGGCAGGGGCTCAACGTCGCTGGCCATGCGCGAGCAGAAGGCGGTCTTCAATGTCGAACGGCACTGGACAACGGACAAGGGGAATGCGCGCACCGTGCGGATTGATTGCGCGCCTCTCTATGATCTGGACAAACAGCTTATCGGGGCCATCGCTCTGGTGACCGACCTGACGGATATTCGTATCAAGGAGGCACAGATCAGCGAGCAGAACTCCATGATGCTGGAGGTAGCGGAGCAGGCTGAAGTGATTGCCGAGAATCTTTCAACGGAGGCGGAGGAACTTTCCCGGCAGGTGGAGCATGTGGGGGAAGGTGCCCGTATGCAGGTAGACAAGCTGGGACAGACTGCCGCCATTATCGAGGAGATGAATCAGGAGCTTCAGGAGGCTGCCCGGTATGCGGAAGCTGCCGTAACGGATGCTGATTCCGCCATGCGCAAGGCTGAAGAGGGGACCGAGGTCATGGGCCGGACAACGGCTGCCATGAACCGTGTGCAGGCGCTTTCGGAGAATCTGCGGGAGAGCATGCATCATCTCGGAGCGCAGGCAGATGCCATTGGCGGCATATTGGAAGTAATCAGCGACATTGCCGACCAGACCAATCTGCTTGCCCTGAACGCTGCCATTGAGGCTGCGCGGGCTGGTGAGGCGGGGAGAGGGTTTGCCGTGGTTGCGGACGAAGTGCGCAAGCTGGCCGAACGAACCATGGCGGCAACCGGTGAAGTGAACAAGAGTGTCCGGAGCATTCAGAACACGGCCCACGAGAATATCAAACACACGGACGCCGCCGTTGCGGCCGTATCGGAAGGCAACGAGCTCGTCGTTGCGTCTGAACGTTCATTAAACGAGATCGCGCAGCTTTCCGTTTCCATGGGCGAGCAGATTCAACGTATTGCGGAACTCTCCCGCGAGCATTCGGATCAGCATGGTTCCATCATCAAGGCTGTTGAGGATATCCGGACCATTGCAACAGAGACCGGCACGGGCATGACGGAGTCGGAGCAGGTGGTCAACGGGCTGGCAGGCAACGCGCATGAACTGAATGATCTGATCGGCAGGCTGAAGCAGTAG
- the ybeY gene encoding rRNA maturation RNase YbeY, with amino-acid sequence MIQIKKAEGISWLLPLTRSELRLCVETICTAIGHEGASLDLNLVSDAEVAELNRTFLGCDGPTNILSFPSTDADSISDMPAGWHMGWLALSLDTTIREALLYHQDVTEHALRLIAHGTLHLAGYDHSEEMFDLTEKAAASALAALATA; translated from the coding sequence ATGATACAGATCAAGAAAGCTGAAGGCATCTCGTGGCTGCTGCCCCTGACCCGCTCCGAGCTGCGCCTGTGCGTGGAAACCATCTGCACCGCCATCGGACACGAAGGCGCCTCGCTGGACCTGAACCTCGTAAGCGACGCTGAGGTTGCCGAACTGAACAGGACGTTTCTGGGCTGCGACGGCCCCACGAACATACTCTCATTTCCGTCCACCGATGCGGACTCCATTTCGGACATGCCCGCAGGCTGGCACATGGGCTGGCTTGCCCTCTCGCTGGACACGACAATACGCGAAGCCCTGCTCTACCATCAGGATGTGACGGAGCATGCCTTACGGCTCATTGCCCATGGCACGCTCCATCTGGCAGGCTACGACCACAGCGAAGAGATGTTCGACCTCACGGAAAAAGCGGCGGCAAGCGCCCTTGCAGCACTTGCCACCGCCTGA